From one Pseudomonadota bacterium genomic stretch:
- a CDS encoding type I polyketide synthase, whose amino-acid sequence MQRPSVPEDAIAIVGMSGRFPGAPSVAALWDLVRTGGRGIRTLSEEELQAAGVPDRQLRDPSYVRARGVLDDVAGFDAALFGMSPREAAFTDPQHRLFLECAFEALEDAAIAAGGDLRAGVFGGVSSSSYFANQILAGADPLHADGALIDRLRLGSLGTEKDFFTTRVSYRLDLRGPSVDVQSACSSSAVAVHLAAQSLLMHGCDLALAGGASVFVPTTQGYVAQAGGVLSPDGHCRPFDSAAQGTVPGSGVGVVVLRRLEDALADGDPIRAVLLGCAINNDGAVKVGFGAPGVDGQAEVVAEALAVAGVDPGTIGYVETHGTGTRLGDPIEIAALRQALGGPAEGPCALGAIKASIGHLDAAAGIAGLIKAVLALENATLPPQPEFEAINPDIGLGERFYLPQSAGDWITPNGAPRRAGVSAFGIGGTNVHLVLEQAPVQAEANDAAAPLAAVSSAPSGAQRAPDEHPCPVLLPLSAQTQAALAARGEALGAALDGPVADASLADVAATLHRGRRVMAARCAIPASDAADAVARLRTPGALAPSAPIERIVWLLPGQGAQRLGLARQLLAVDARLREHLARLCGKLEKLLGFDPLPWFDQAAQSGPGDAGAIDDTAFAQPLLFALEVALGRCWLERGVEPTMMLGHSLGELAAACLADVFTEE is encoded by the coding sequence ATGCAACGGCCGTCGGTGCCGGAGGATGCTATCGCGATCGTGGGGATGTCCGGTCGCTTCCCAGGCGCGCCCAGCGTGGCGGCCCTATGGGATCTGGTGCGCACGGGCGGGCGGGGCATCAGAACCCTGTCCGAAGAGGAACTGCAGGCCGCAGGCGTTCCCGATAGGCAGCTCCGGGATCCGTCCTACGTTCGCGCGCGCGGCGTGCTCGATGACGTGGCGGGATTCGACGCCGCGCTGTTCGGCATGAGCCCCCGCGAAGCGGCGTTCACGGACCCGCAGCATCGGCTGTTTCTCGAGTGTGCCTTCGAGGCGCTGGAGGACGCAGCCATCGCCGCCGGGGGAGATCTGCGCGCGGGGGTCTTCGGGGGCGTGAGCTCGAGCAGCTACTTCGCCAACCAGATCCTGGCCGGTGCTGATCCGTTGCACGCGGACGGCGCCCTGATCGATCGCCTGCGCCTGGGGTCGCTGGGCACGGAGAAGGACTTCTTCACGACCCGCGTGTCCTACCGTCTCGATTTGCGTGGCCCGAGCGTGGACGTGCAGAGCGCCTGTTCGTCTTCCGCGGTGGCCGTGCACCTGGCGGCGCAGTCGCTCCTGATGCACGGCTGCGATCTGGCGCTGGCCGGCGGTGCATCCGTATTCGTGCCGACGACCCAGGGCTACGTGGCGCAGGCGGGCGGTGTCCTGTCCCCCGACGGCCATTGCCGGCCCTTCGACAGCGCCGCCCAAGGTACCGTGCCTGGCAGCGGCGTGGGCGTGGTGGTGCTTCGACGATTGGAAGATGCGCTGGCGGATGGTGATCCGATACGAGCCGTACTGCTCGGCTGCGCGATAAACAACGACGGCGCCGTGAAGGTAGGGTTCGGCGCGCCCGGTGTGGACGGGCAGGCGGAGGTGGTGGCGGAGGCGCTGGCCGTAGCGGGCGTTGATCCGGGCACGATCGGCTACGTGGAAACGCACGGTACGGGCACGCGCTTGGGTGATCCTATCGAGATCGCTGCGTTAAGACAGGCACTAGGCGGTCCGGCGGAAGGCCCGTGTGCCCTCGGCGCGATCAAGGCGAGCATCGGTCACCTGGATGCCGCGGCAGGGATCGCCGGACTGATCAAAGCGGTGCTCGCCCTGGAGAACGCCACGCTGCCCCCACAGCCGGAGTTCGAGGCGATCAATCCGGACATCGGGTTGGGCGAGCGGTTCTACTTACCGCAGTCCGCCGGCGATTGGATTACGCCGAACGGGGCACCGCGACGAGCGGGCGTGAGCGCGTTCGGCATTGGCGGAACCAACGTGCACTTGGTGCTGGAGCAGGCACCTGTGCAAGCCGAGGCAAATGATGCAGCCGCGCCTCTCGCAGCTGTCTCCAGTGCGCCTTCTGGAGCGCAGCGTGCGCCGGATGAGCACCCCTGCCCCGTGCTGCTGCCATTGTCCGCGCAGACCCAGGCCGCGCTGGCGGCGCGCGGCGAAGCGCTAGGCGCGGCGTTGGACGGACCGGTCGCTGACGCGTCCCTGGCAGACGTCGCCGCGACACTTCATCGCGGTCGGCGCGTGATGGCCGCGCGCTGTGCAATCCCCGCGTCGGACGCGGCTGACGCCGTGGCACGCCTGCGTACGCCCGGGGCGCTCGCTCCCTCGGCACCGATCGAACGCATCGTCTGGTTACTCCCCGGGCAAGGCGCGCAGCGACTCGGCCTGGCCCGGCAACTGCTGGCGGTCGACGCACGCCTGCGTGAGCATCTCGCACGCCTGTGCGGGAAACTCGAGAAGCTCCTGGGCTTCGATCCGCTCCCCTGGTTTGACCAGGCGGCGCAGTCTGGGCCAGGCGACGCTGGCGCCATCGACGACACGGCCTTCGCGCAGCCCCTGTTGTTCGCCCTCGAAGTGGCCCTCGGCCGATGCTGGCTCGAGCGGGGCGTCGAACCGACGATGATGCTGGGCCACAGTCTCGGCGAACTCGCCGCCGCTTGCCTGGCCGACGTGTTCACCGAGGAG